One Tubulanus polymorphus chromosome 5, tnTubPoly1.2, whole genome shotgun sequence DNA segment encodes these proteins:
- the LOC141906234 gene encoding uncharacterized protein LOC141906234, giving the protein MITVPKLELEGAVLGMKLAYTLKDELPELKFLRVFYWSDAVTVLRYINNSSTRFKTFVANRLSKILRHTSTEQWMYVPSNVNPADICTRGLPAAEIHTSSRWLRGPDFLYSANEVDEWPDQSIVHGPLIDRENIKKCTYASSVVNKNFDSVFDNVFQLVNIDRFSSWYELRCHVAWVIRAVKKFSSLVPRLNVDSGKGGRNLLPSELSEAQHFLIRHAQREGYGDEIRSLQSKGTLSRKSPIVPLRPTFGDGVLKVDGRLAKADIPLEARHQVILPFWHHVSRLIIAETHEALLHAGPEHVLAEVRQKFWPVKGRSLVRSVIQNCVICRRDRVKPLIPIMGNVPAARITAYTRPFTFTGVDYFGPIYVKLGRSTVKRWGCLFTCLVTRAIHLEVADSLETDSFILVLRNFIGRRGPPSEIYSDNGTNFVGAEKELRDGIQRFNQVQIHSFLLQRDVTWKFSPPLAPHFGGAWERLVKSTKKALKQILKLQLVTDSVLRTALIETEAVINSRPLTYNSSDPLDFSAITPNHFLHGGSTSYKPPDVFHDQEISSRKRWRQSQVIADHLWKRWLKEYLPMLTVRGKWAEDNCPINTGDLVLLVNTDVPRGQWSLARVAEVYPGDDGKIRVVKLKTGTGAEFIRPVAKIARLEEAIP; this is encoded by the coding sequence ATGATCACGGTGCCGAAGTTGGAGCTTGAAGGAGCTGTTCTTGGCATGAAACTTGCTTACACTTTGAAGGACGAGCTACCAGAGTTGAAATTTCTTCGCGTTTTCTACTGGTCGGATGCTGTTACGGTCCTCAGGTACATCAACAACAGTTCAACCAGGTTCAAGACGTTCGTCGCTAATAGATTAAGTAAGATATTACGTCATACTTCGACAGAGCAGTGGATGTATGTTCCATCTAATGTTAACCCGGCAGACATCTGTACACGTGGCTTGCCAGCTGCCGAAATTCACACCAGTTCACGATGGCTCCGTGGACCTGATTTCTTGTATTCAGCGAATGAGGTTGATGAGTGGCCTGATCAGTCAATAGTTCATGGACCCCTGATCGATCgcgaaaatattaaaaagtgTACATACGCTAGTTCCGTTGTAAATAAAAACTTTGATTCTGTATTTGATAATGTGTTTCAGTTGGTGAATATTGATAGGTTCTCATCATGGTATGAGTTACGTTGCCATGTAGCTTGGGTAATTAGGGCCGTGAAGAAATTTTCATCATTGGTCCCTCGGTTAAATGTTGATAGTGGCAAGGGTGGTCGAAACTTATTGCCGTCTGAGCTTAGCGAAGCGCAACACTTTCTCATTAGACACGCGCAGCGTGAGGGTTACGGAGATGAGATTAGATCTCTGCAGTCTAAGGGCACTTTATCAAGGAAAAGTCCCATAGTACCTTTACGTCCAACCTTTGGTGACGGAGTATTGAAAGTAGACGGCAGACTGGCGAAAGCTGACATACCATTAGAAGCCCGTCATCAAGTAATATTACCGTTTTGGCATCATGTTTCTCGTTTGATTATTGCCGAGACTCATGAAGCGTTACTACATGCCGGTCCCGAGCACGTCTTGGCCGAGGTTCGACAGAAATTTTGGCCTGTCAAAGGTCGTAGCTTAGTCAGAAGTGTCATACAAAACTGCGTGATTTGTCGACGTGATAGGGTTAAACCTTTGATACCGATCATGGGTAATGTACCTGCTGCGCGTATAACTGCTTATACTCGCCCGTTTACGTTTACGGGAGTTGATTACTTCGGCCCTATTTACGTCAAATTAGGCAGAAGTACTGTGAAACGGTGGGGTTGTTTGTTCACATGTCTAGTTACTCGGGCGATTCACCTAGAGGTTGCAGATTCTCTGGAAAccgattcatttattctagtgTTGCGCAATTTTATAGGGCGCAGGGGTCCTCCGTCTGAGATATACTCTGATAATGGAACAAATTTCGTAGGTGCAGAAAAGGAACTCAGGGATGGTATTCAGCGATTTAACCAAGTTCAAATACATAGTTTTTTACTGCAGCGTGATGTTACTTGGAAATTCTCACCTCCTTTGGCTCCCCATTTTGGTGGTGCTTGGGAAAGGCTTGTCAAATCCACCAAAAAGGCGCTCAAACAAATACTTAAGTTACAGTTAGTTACAGACTCTGTTTTGCGTACGGCCCTCATTGAAACAGAGGCAGTTATCAATAGCCGCCCCTTAACGTACAATAGCTCCGATCCTTTGGATTTCAGCGCAATTACGCCTAATCATTTCTTACATGGAGGTTCAACTAGTTATAAACCTCCTGATGTATTTCACGATCAGGAAATAAGTAGTAGGAAGCGCTGGAGACAAAGTCAAGTCATTGCCGACCATCTTTGGAAAAGATGGTTAAAGGAATATCTTCCGATGCTAACAGTGCGAGGTAAATGGGCTGAGGATAATTGTCCTATAAATACCGGTGATCTGGTTCTATTAGTGAACACTGATGTGCCTAGGGGGCAGTGGAGTCTGGCTAGGGTCGCTGAGGTTTATCCCGGCGATGATGGGAAAATTCGAGTagttaaattaaaaactgGTACTGGTGCTGAGTTCATAAGACCGGTTGCCAAAATCGCTAGATTGGAAGAAGCTATCCCATAA